The Candidatus Poribacteria bacterium genome segment GATGGCAACTGCATACTTCCCTGCTGGAGCCCAGATGGAAGGTTCATATTCTTCACATCCGATAACAAGGGTAAGAACCTAGACGGGGTGGATATCTGGATCATGACGCCTGAGGGGGAGGTGGTGAGACAGCTCAAGCTGGAGAAGGCGAATTATGCTCCTGATGTGTTCGATCCGAGATATGCCTATCACTCCGTATCACCTGGGGTGAATTTGAAAGAGATGTTGTGGGGGATGATCAAAGGAAGGAGATGAAGGTGGTGCTTGGAAGAAAGCATAAGCTCCTGATATTGCCGCTTCTCCTTCTCTTATCATACGCTTACGCAGAAAAAGCTGAAACTATCTTCAGCGGTAAGTGTGTCATGTCCGTCACACCGCTCCCCTCCAAGCCGGTGATATACATGGGAACGGTAAACAAAGGCCTCTACAGGAGCGAGGACGGCGGCAGAAGCTGGGGGAAAATAGGCAAAGGGATCGATCCGTTAGCCTGGATATACTCCATCGCCATCGATCCGAAAGATAACCGGATCTTATACATCGGAACCGAAGGGGGAGTCTATAAAAGCACCGATGGAGGGGAAAGCTGGGTGAGATTGGATCTGAAAACCACCGTCTTCTCGATCGTCATCAATCCTCTGAACCCTAAGATCATCTACGCAGGGAAGTTCAAAAGCGAAGACGGAGGGAGGAGATGGGATGAGATGTCGAATCTGCCCACCCTCGGCTCGCCCGCCCATCTGGCTATAGATCCCAAACGACCTGAGATACTATATGCCATCTCGGCTGCCAACGTGGCCTCCTCACCTGCCCACACCTTCAAGAGCGTCAATTCAGGGGAGGATTGGAGGAAGATAAGCGATGATTTGATCTATCAGGTAGCAGTTGATCCATACCATACCGATATCCTGTATGCCTGCGGCAGAGAGGGTGTTTATAAGAGCGTCGATGGTGGAGAGAGATGGAGGTTGATGAGGAAGGGGCTGGTGATACCGAGAGGGTGGTTTGTGCGTAGGATTCTGATCGACCCTATCAATCCTGATGTGATATATGCGGGGATAGCGGGAGTGAATGCAAGTTGCATCTATATGAGCGAGGATGGAGGGGAGAGTTGGTTTCGCCTTGGGGTTGAGCTGGAGGGATCGGTAAATGGGATGGCGATCAGCCCATGTGAGCCGAGCCATATGGTTGTGGGGAGCAGCAATGGAGCATGGAGGCTTGAACTTCCTGAAAGAAAGCCATATCAGGTTAATCCGCCGGGGAAGCTTCTCATCATGTGGGGAAGGATGAAACTCCCGAGAGGCGGATGAAAATGACTTACCCTAAAAAGCTGCATGATATATACAAATTTGAGATAGATGACAGGCTGTTCGTGGCAGACCTCGATCGGTGCGAGGTGTTGGAGATAGATAAGCTCATATGGGACATACTGGATATATGCGACTCGCTGGATGCCGAAGGGATCATCGCGACGCTCAGCGATAGATACACTGAAGATGAGATCATAGAAGCCCTACAATCACTGGAAAGGATGGAGGAGTATGGATTAATCTTCGGGGAATCGCCTTCAAACGCCGAGGAGAGAGAGGGAAGGATGAAGATCCTCGCCCCCAGAAACAGGGTATTTGAGAAGGAGATGAGATGGACTGCCCTTGGGGGGATTATAGCTCATACCAACCTCTTGAAATCGATGACCAAGTATGCCGATGTCTACGTCACACGTGAGATCGATCTTGTTGAGGGAGCACACCTGATACCGCTCGATATGAGGGAGAAAGCTTCAAAGGCTAAAGCGATATCCATGGGGTTCGATGGGGTTTTCCTGTGGTTTCCCACCGAGTTGGAATTCCTAGATATGGTGAGTTATATGGATTCGCCGCTCATAATGCCTATCCATGAGGAGCGAGGAGAGGATGGGATCATGATCAATTTGGTCATGATATGGTATTCCCTCTTGAGAGATTTCGACTCGTTCGTCATATTTTCTGAATCCACCAGGGAGTTTTACTCCAAATTCCTCATGGACCCATCCTTCTTCAAACTCATCCCGCTCGGCGTGGATGCGGAACAGTTTAGACCGATGGATAAGCGGGTTGCCAAGCGTAAAGTAGCTGAGATGACAGGAAAAGCTGAGATACTGGAGAGAAAGGTAGTTGGATTCCTGGCTCGCTTCCAGCCTGAGAAGGGAGCCGGCATCTACATAAAGCTTGCGGAGATGAACCCGGAGTATCTCTTCCTCGTGGTAGCCCCCTCCCTGGGGTTTTACTCGAACTGTCACCTGCCGTCTAATTTGATCTACGCTGGAAGACAACCGAGGGAGAAACTACCGCTGTTTTACAACGCCTTTGATCTTTTCTGCTTTCCCTCCCTTCTGGCCGAGACATTCGGTATGGTCGTATTGGAGGCCATGGCATGTGGGGTTCCCCCCATAGTCCCCGATTTCCACGGAGCCCGTTATGTGGTAGGTGATGCTGGAATCATCGTGGAGGGTAAAAGTTTCCAACATGATATTGGGAGCCTCAGCGGATACATACCGGTTGAGCTTTTATCCGAGGCCATAAATCGACTTATGAAGGACGATCATGAAAGGGAAAGGTTGAGCCAAAAGGTGAGGGAACGCGCCTTGAAATTCTCATGGGATGCAAGCGCAGAGGAGCTTATCGGACTGTTTGAAGAGCTGAACCTGAGGAAACGGTTCATCAAGCGAAGGCGTTTATTCCATGTGACCTTTTCCCCTGTCTATGAAAATAGATCTTCAGGGGTTAAGTCCACGATCCTGAACCTGACCCAATATTGGGAAACACCCCTGCAGCGATCGGGATATACACAATCCGTCGAAGAGGGGATAGCCTTAACGTTGTTAAAGCGACATAGCATGAGGGAGGTGGAGTCCGTGCTTTCCTATATATGCAGGGATAGAGAAAAGGCTTCTGAGGTGTTAAGCCGTGTGAATGCCATTCTGGAGAGTGTGATATGATGATCAGATTTCCTCAGCAGTTGAACAGGATATTTAAATTTGAGCGCGAAGGCAAGATATATGCCGCCGATCTAACCGTAGGATGCGTGGTGGAGATAGATGAGGCGACCTCTTACATTTTGGAGTTATCCGAGAGATTTGATACAGATGAGATAATCAAACGGCTGGAAGAAAGATATGGTAAGGAGAAAGCTTTGGACTCGATAGGTAAATTAGCTTCATTCGCTAGAATCGGGATGTTTTTCCGGGGAGAGAAGAGGGAGATAAAGGAAGATGATCAACTGAGGCTTTTTATCTCCCCCGCCTTCCTGAGGTCCCTCAATAGGTTCAGTTTTGTCACAAGAGTAGATTTATACCGCCTGATTACATCCTTAGCGGAGCTGATTAAGCTGTCAATGGGGGTATATCGAGAACATACTGATAGACTGGACGAGCTGAATTCAAAGGGGATCGAAACCGTGTTTATCGAGGAAGATAAGAGGATCTCTCCTGTCACTCTTATCTCCAGAGGATATAGCGGTATCCTTTCACTATCGATGAGTTTCGTCGAAGAAGCTCCTTTCAATTTGATAGGAAGACCGGTGGTCAACCTGTTCTACAGCGACAGATCATTGGGAGACAAACTCGTT includes the following:
- a CDS encoding PD40 domain-containing protein, encoding DGNCILPCWSPDGRFIFFTSDNKGKNLDGVDIWIMTPEGEVVRQLKLEKANYAPDVFDPRYAYHSVSPGVNLKEMLWGMIKGRR
- a CDS encoding glycosyltransferase family 4 protein, which codes for MTYPKKLHDIYKFEIDDRLFVADLDRCEVLEIDKLIWDILDICDSLDAEGIIATLSDRYTEDEIIEALQSLERMEEYGLIFGESPSNAEEREGRMKILAPRNRVFEKEMRWTALGGIIAHTNLLKSMTKYADVYVTREIDLVEGAHLIPLDMREKASKAKAISMGFDGVFLWFPTELEFLDMVSYMDSPLIMPIHEERGEDGIMINLVMIWYSLLRDFDSFVIFSESTREFYSKFLMDPSFFKLIPLGVDAEQFRPMDKRVAKRKVAEMTGKAEILERKVVGFLARFQPEKGAGIYIKLAEMNPEYLFLVVAPSLGFYSNCHLPSNLIYAGRQPREKLPLFYNAFDLFCFPSLLAETFGMVVLEAMACGVPPIVPDFHGARYVVGDAGIIVEGKSFQHDIGSLSGYIPVELLSEAINRLMKDDHERERLSQKVRERALKFSWDASAEELIGLFEELNLRKRFIKRRRLFHVTFSPVYENRSSGVKSTILNLTQYWETPLQRSGYTQSVEEGIALTLLKRHSMREVESVLSYICRDREKASEVLSRVNAILESVI